One part of the Labeo rohita strain BAU-BD-2019 unplaced genomic scaffold, IGBB_LRoh.1.0 scaffold_341, whole genome shotgun sequence genome encodes these proteins:
- the LOC127160380 gene encoding tripartite motif-containing protein 16-like, producing MSLQTYRHAWFAHVSQTQNRETQLKETETNAVELLFVCLHSCRRSEMAEASVFSVEHFICPLCLDLLNDPVTIPCGHSYCMSCITDCWDREDQKRVYSCPQCRKTFSPRPALGKNTMLAEVVEKLKNIELKAAVPAGSGDVECDICTGRKHKAVKSCLVCLESYCQTHFERHEEFRSGKRHKVTDATGRLQQMICHQHDKLLEVFCRTDQQCVCMLCAMDEHKNHETVSTAAERAEKEKHLKKMQSKLQQRIQQSQKDLEQLREVVESHKRSAQTAVEDSERIFTELIRSIERSRSEVTQRIRDQEKAAVSRAEEQMERLEQEIDDLKRRNTELEQLSHTDDHIQFLQSLQSFSAPPESTENISVSFLFSFDAVRESVSQLRHKLEDFCKEEMKKISVTHSNIVPRTREDFLQYSYQFTLDPDTVNKHLCLSEENRVVTYTDIQQPYPDHPDRFDFDHQVLCRESVCGRCYWEVEWSGSEGVDISVSYKSISRKGSGDECVFGFNNRSWRLSCSPSSFSFWHNNKETKILVPSSCSRIGVYVDHRAGTLSFYSVSDTMNLIHTVQTTFTQPLYPGFNVYCHESSAKLL from the exons ATGAGTTTACAGACTTATAGACATGCCTGGTTTGCACACGTTTCTCAAACACAAAACCGGGAAACTCAGTTAAAAGAAACTGAAACTAATGCTGTTGAGCTATTGTTTGTGTGTCTGCATTCCTGTAGACGCAGTGAAATGGCTGAAGCCAGTGTTTTTTCAGTGGAGCACTTCATCTGTCCACTGTGCCTGGATCTCCTGAATGATCCAGTGACCATtccctgtggacacagttactgtatgAGCTGCATTACAGACTGCTGGGATCGAGAGGATCAGAAGAGAGTCTACAGCTGTCCTCAGTGCAGAAAGACCTTCAGTCCAAGACCTGCTTTAGGTAAAAACACCATGCTGGCTGAAGTGGTGGAGAAACTAAAGAATATCGAACTAAAAGCTGCTGTTCCTGCTGGATCTGGAGACGTGGAGTGTGACATCTGTACTGGAAGAAAACACAAAGCTGTCAAGTCCTGTCTGGTGTGTCTGGAGTCTTACtgtcaaactcattttgagCGTCATGAGGAGTTTCGCTCAGGAAAGAGACACAAAGTGACTGATGCCACTGGACGACTGCAGCAGATGATCTGCCATCAACATGATAAACTTCTGGAGGTTTTCTGTCGCACTGACCAGCAATGTGTTTGCATGTTGTGTGCAATGGATGAACATAAAAACCATGAGACTGTATCAACTGCAGCAGAGAGAGCAGAAAAAGAG AAACACTTGAAGAAGATGCAGAGTAAACTGCAGCAGAGAATCCAGCAGAGCCAGAAAGATCTTGAGCAGCTGAGAGAGGTTGTGGAGTCTCACAAG cgctctgcacagacagcagtggaggacagtgagaggatctttactgagctcatccgctccattgagagaagCCGCTCTGAGGTGACACAGCGgatcagagatcaggaaaaGGCTGCAGTGAGTCGAGCTGAAGAACAAATGGAgcgactggagcaggagatTGATGATCTGAAGAGGAGAAAcactgagctggagcagctttcacacacagaCGATCACATCCAGTTTTTGCAG AGTCTTCAGTCTTTCTCAGCTCCTCCTGAATCTACAGAAAACATCAGTGTcagttttctcttttcttttgatGCTGTGAGAGAATCTGTCAGTCAGCTGAGACACAAACTGGAGGATTTCTGCAAAGAGGAGATGAAAAAGATATCTG TCACTCACAGTAACATTGTTCCCAGGACCAGAGAGGACTtcctacaat ATTCATATCAGTTCACTTTGGATCCAGACACAGTGAATAAACACCTCTGTCTGTCTGAAGAGAACAGAGTGGTGACTTACACTGACATACAACagccgtatcctgatcatccagacagatttgattttGACcatcaggtgttgtgtagagagagtgtgtgtggacgctgttactgggaggttgAGTGGAGTGGGAGTGAAGGTGTGGATATATcggtgtcatataagagcatcagcaggaagggatctggtgatgagtgtgtgtttggattTAATAATCGGTCCTGGAGATTGTCCTGCTCTCCCTCCAGTTTCTCATTCTGGCACAATAACAAAGAGACCAAAATCCTTGTTCCCTCCAGCTgcagtagaataggagtgtatgtggatcacagagcaggaactctgtccttctacagcgtctctgacacaatgaacctcatccacacagtccagaccacattcactcagccgctctatcctgggtttaaTGTTTATTGTCATGAGTCATCAGcaaaattattataa
- the LOC127160379 gene encoding tripartite motif-containing protein 16-like: protein MAEASVFSVDQFSCPVCLDLLKDPVAIPCGHSYCMSCITDCWDQDDQKRVYSCPQCRKTFSPRPALYKNTILTEVVEKLKKTKLKAAVPAGSGDVECDICTGRKHKAVKFCLVCLESYCQTHFERHEEFRSGKRHKVTDATGRLQQMICHQHDKLLEVFCRTDQQCVCVLCMTDEHKNHETVSTAAERTEKEKHLKKTQRKLQQRIQQRQKDLEQLREDVKSHKRSAQTAVEDSERIFTELIRSIERSRSEVTQRIRDQEKAAVSRAEGQMDRLEQEIDDLMRRNAELEQLSHTDDHIHFLQEPHVEFPKIWTRVLYGAEPLRKADSHQLALDPNTAYKLLRLSEGNTVVTYTNTRQPYPDHPDRFVRYLQVLCRESVSGRCYWEVEWSGREVQISLSYKSISRKGSGHKCLFGCNDQSWRLSCSPFSFSFWHKDKYTELPVPSSCSRIGVYVDHSAGTLSFYSVSDTMNLIHTVQTTFTQPLYPGFGVGYKSSAKLC from the exons ATGGCTGAAGCCAGTGTTTTTTCAGTGGATCAGTTCAGCTGTCCAGTGTGTCTGGATCTCCTGAAGGATCCAGTGGCCATtccctgtggacacagttactgtatgAGCTGCATTACAGACTGCTGGGATCAAGACGATCAGAAgagagtctacagctgccctcagtgcagaaagaccttcagtccaagacctgctttatataaaaacacCATACTGACTGAAGtggtggagaaactgaagaagaCCAAACTAAAAGCTGCTGTTCCTGCTGGATCTGGAGACGTGGAGTGTGACATCTGTACTGGAAGAAAACACAAAGCTGTCAAGTTCTGTCTGGTGTGTCTGGAGTCTTACtgtcaaactcattttgagCGTCATGAGGAGTTTCGCTCAGGAAAGAGACACAAAGTGACGGATGCCACTGGACGACTGCAGCAGATGATCTGCCATCAACATGATAAACTTCTGGAGGTTTTCTGTCGCACTGACCagcaatgtgtttgtgtacttTGTATGACGGATGAACATAAAAACCATGAGACTGTATCAACTGCAGCAGAGAGGACAGAGAAAGAG aaacacttgaagaAGACACAGAGAAAACTCCAACAGAGAATCCAGCAGAGACAGAAAGATCTTGAGCAGCTGAGAGAGGATGTGAAGTCTCATAAG cgctctgcacagacagcagtggaggacagtgagaggatctttactgagctcatccgctccattgagagaagCCGCTCTGAGGTGACACAGCGgatcagagatcaggaaaaGGCTGCAGTGAGTCGAGCTGAAGGACAAATGGATCGACTGGAGCAGGAGATTGATGACCTGATGAGGAGAAATGCTGAGttggagcagctttcacacacagaCGATCACATACATTTCCTCCAG GAGCCACATGTGGAGTTTCCAAAGATCTGGACGCGGGTGCTATATGGTGCCGAGCCCCTGAGAAAGGCAG ATTCCCATCAGCTCGCTCTGGACCCAAACACTGCATATAAACTCCTCCGTCTGTCTGAGGGGAACACAGTGGTGACTTACACTAACACACGGCagccgtatcctgatcatccagacagatttgttAGATATcttcaggtgttgtgtagagagagtgtgagtggacgctgttactgggaagTTGAGTGGAGTGGAAGAGAAGTGCAAATATCATTGTCATATAAGAGTATCAGCAGGAAGGGATCTGGTCATAAGTGTTTATTTGGAtgtaatgatcagtcctggagatTGTCCTGCTCTCCCTTCAGTTTCTCATTCTGGCACAAAGACAAATATACTGAACTCCCTGTTCCCTCCAGCTgcagtagaataggagtgtatgtggatcacagtgcaggaactctgtccttctacagcgtctctgacacaatgaacctcatccacacagtccagaccacattcactcagccgctctatcctgggtttggGGTTGGTTATAAATCATCAGCGAAACTGTGTTGA